A region of Carassius auratus strain Wakin chromosome 23, ASM336829v1, whole genome shotgun sequence DNA encodes the following proteins:
- the LOC113041625 gene encoding uncharacterized protein LOC113041625 isoform X2, which yields MRHFLLVLLISSALSDMTVDVKRGQKNVTLPVKTPEMGDVNRVTFCKLNKNGTQVPIFRYCSDIEKKRGCTAIDTDRFSHQLGSENVSVIIRDASATDAGTYNVEVIGNNVIEETFTVVFTESSDGRSVTVNPPFIIIVSPHITVSPPYIITIVVISLVIILAVIAIIVVTVVSVCICKKKNRKKLVFLNSTVDSEVGDSHWSR from the exons ATGCGCCATTTTCTCCTAGTTCTCCTCATTTCAA GTGCCCTAAGCGACATGACGGTGGATGTAAAAAGAGGACAAAAAAACGTCACCCTTCCGGTCAAAACACCTGAAATGGGGGATGTCAATCGAGTGACGTTTTGTAAACTTAACAAAAATGGCACACAAGTTCCCATCTTCCGCTACTGCTCTGACATTGAGAAGAAGAGAGGGTGCACCGCCATCGACACCGACCGATTCTCACACCAGCTTGGATCTGAAAATGTTTCTGTAATCATTCGTGATGCCAGTGCCACTGACGCAGGAACATACAATGTCGAAGTGATCGGGAACAACGTGATCGAGGAAACTTTCACCGTTGTATTCACAG agtCTTCTGATGGCCGGTCCGTCACAGTCAACCCACCATTCATCATCATAGTCAGCCCACACATCACAGTCAGCCCACCATACATCATCACCATAGTGGTCATCTCATTGGTCATCATCTTAGCGGTCATCGCAATCATAGTGGTCACTGTTGTCAGTGTATGCATCTGTAAAAAG AAAAACCGGAAGAAACTTGTTTTCCTCAACAGCACAGTGGATTCAGAAGTGGGAGACAGTCACTGGAG CAGATAA
- the LOC113041625 gene encoding uncharacterized protein LOC113041625 isoform X1, whose amino-acid sequence MVYMNSDTKFTGSMHVGTVITRTPVTSLRALSDMTVDVKRGQKNVTLPVKTPEMGDVNRVTFCKLNKNGTQVPIFRYCSDIEKKRGCTAIDTDRFSHQLGSENVSVIIRDASATDAGTYNVEVIGNNVIEETFTVVFTESSDGRSVTVNPPFIIIVSPHITVSPPYIITIVVISLVIILAVIAIIVVTVVSVCICKKKNRKKLVFLNSTVDSEVGDSHWSR is encoded by the exons ATGGTGTACATGAATTCGGACACTAAGTTCACTGGATCAATGCATGTTGGGACAGTGATCACTCGAACTCCGGTGACATCATTAC GTGCCCTAAGCGACATGACGGTGGATGTAAAAAGAGGACAAAAAAACGTCACCCTTCCGGTCAAAACACCTGAAATGGGGGATGTCAATCGAGTGACGTTTTGTAAACTTAACAAAAATGGCACACAAGTTCCCATCTTCCGCTACTGCTCTGACATTGAGAAGAAGAGAGGGTGCACCGCCATCGACACCGACCGATTCTCACACCAGCTTGGATCTGAAAATGTTTCTGTAATCATTCGTGATGCCAGTGCCACTGACGCAGGAACATACAATGTCGAAGTGATCGGGAACAACGTGATCGAGGAAACTTTCACCGTTGTATTCACAG agtCTTCTGATGGCCGGTCCGTCACAGTCAACCCACCATTCATCATCATAGTCAGCCCACACATCACAGTCAGCCCACCATACATCATCACCATAGTGGTCATCTCATTGGTCATCATCTTAGCGGTCATCGCAATCATAGTGGTCACTGTTGTCAGTGTATGCATCTGTAAAAAG AAAAACCGGAAGAAACTTGTTTTCCTCAACAGCACAGTGGATTCAGAAGTGGGAGACAGTCACTGGAG CAGATAA
- the LOC113041625 gene encoding uncharacterized protein LOC113041625 isoform X3, whose protein sequence is MTVDVKRGQKNVTLPVKTPEMGDVNRVTFCKLNKNGTQVPIFRYCSDIEKKRGCTAIDTDRFSHQLGSENVSVIIRDASATDAGTYNVEVIGNNVIEETFTVVFTESSDGRSVTVNPPFIIIVSPHITVSPPYIITIVVISLVIILAVIAIIVVTVVSVCICKKKNRKKLVFLNSTVDSEVGDSHWSR, encoded by the exons ATGACGGTGGATGTAAAAAGAGGACAAAAAAACGTCACCCTTCCGGTCAAAACACCTGAAATGGGGGATGTCAATCGAGTGACGTTTTGTAAACTTAACAAAAATGGCACACAAGTTCCCATCTTCCGCTACTGCTCTGACATTGAGAAGAAGAGAGGGTGCACCGCCATCGACACCGACCGATTCTCACACCAGCTTGGATCTGAAAATGTTTCTGTAATCATTCGTGATGCCAGTGCCACTGACGCAGGAACATACAATGTCGAAGTGATCGGGAACAACGTGATCGAGGAAACTTTCACCGTTGTATTCACAG agtCTTCTGATGGCCGGTCCGTCACAGTCAACCCACCATTCATCATCATAGTCAGCCCACACATCACAGTCAGCCCACCATACATCATCACCATAGTGGTCATCTCATTGGTCATCATCTTAGCGGTCATCGCAATCATAGTGGTCACTGTTGTCAGTGTATGCATCTGTAAAAAG AAAAACCGGAAGAAACTTGTTTTCCTCAACAGCACAGTGGATTCAGAAGTGGGAGACAGTCACTGGAG CAGATAA